One stretch of Bradyrhizobium canariense DNA includes these proteins:
- the uvrC gene encoding excinuclease ABC subunit UvrC, which produces MAHDSTEDPATSGPGKPRLGVEADVPPQDASAGDIDPATAIAEDDDEARLPDVPEEPTEAIAAGPLAVGHAAIENAVRLAPTSPGVYRMLNAASDVLYVGKAKNVRKRLSSYARVNAPQPARILRMIAATVTVEIISTATETEALLLEANLIKQLRPRFNVQLRDDKSFPYILITGDHWAPQILKHRGAQSRPGRYFGPFASAGAVNRTITALQRAFLVRSCTDAFFESRTRPCLLYQIRRCAGPCTGEIDFPGYTELVREATEFLSGRSRSVKRELASEMEKASAELAFETAAVYRDRLAALSAIQSQQGINPRTVEEADVFAIHQEGGYSCVEVFFFRTGQNWGNRAYFPRAEKSFTPEEVLASFLAQFYDDKPPPKLVLLSHKIEEIELLADALSVKAGFKVEVSTPQRGEKKELVTHALTNAREALGRKLADTATQGRLLQGMVTTLGLPHPPKRIEVYDNSHIQGTNAVGAMIVAGPDGFIKNQYRKFNIRSEGLTPGDDYAMMREVLQRRFKRLVTPADGDAAKAKADDDSFPQWPDLVIIDGGRGQLNAVREIFESLGLTQVSLLAVAKGPDRDAGRETLFMPDREAIKLEPRDPVLYFIQRLRDEAHRFVIGSHRKLRKKDIREAGLQEIPGIGPSRKRALLHHFGTLKEIERASIADLGKVPGVSAESARKIFEFFHAQPG; this is translated from the coding sequence ATGGCCCACGATTCTACTGAAGATCCGGCAACATCAGGTCCCGGGAAGCCCCGGCTCGGCGTTGAGGCGGATGTGCCGCCGCAGGACGCGTCCGCCGGCGACATCGATCCTGCGACCGCGATCGCCGAGGACGACGACGAGGCGCGGCTGCCCGACGTTCCGGAGGAACCCACCGAGGCCATCGCGGCAGGCCCGCTGGCGGTTGGACACGCCGCGATCGAGAATGCGGTACGGCTGGCGCCGACCTCTCCCGGCGTCTATCGCATGCTCAATGCGGCCAGCGACGTGCTCTATGTCGGCAAGGCCAAGAACGTCCGCAAGCGGCTCTCCTCCTATGCCCGCGTCAACGCGCCCCAGCCGGCGCGCATTCTGCGCATGATCGCAGCCACCGTTACCGTCGAGATCATATCCACCGCGACGGAAACCGAGGCCCTGCTGCTCGAGGCCAATCTGATCAAGCAGTTGCGCCCGCGCTTCAACGTGCAGCTGCGCGACGACAAATCGTTTCCCTATATTCTGATCACGGGGGACCACTGGGCACCACAGATTCTCAAACATCGCGGCGCGCAATCGCGTCCCGGCAGGTATTTCGGCCCGTTTGCCTCGGCAGGGGCGGTCAATCGCACCATCACAGCCTTGCAGCGCGCGTTTCTGGTGCGCTCGTGCACCGACGCGTTCTTTGAAAGCCGCACCCGGCCTTGCCTGCTCTATCAAATCCGGCGCTGCGCCGGGCCATGCACCGGCGAGATCGATTTTCCCGGCTATACCGAGCTGGTGCGCGAAGCGACGGAATTCCTTTCCGGCCGCAGCCGCTCGGTCAAGCGAGAGCTCGCCAGCGAGATGGAAAAGGCCTCGGCCGAGCTCGCGTTTGAAACGGCGGCGGTCTACCGCGACCGCCTCGCGGCGCTGTCGGCGATCCAGTCACAGCAAGGCATCAATCCGCGCACGGTCGAGGAAGCCGATGTGTTCGCAATCCATCAGGAGGGCGGATATTCCTGCGTCGAGGTGTTCTTCTTCCGCACCGGACAGAACTGGGGCAACCGCGCCTATTTTCCGCGCGCGGAGAAATCATTCACCCCGGAAGAGGTGCTGGCCTCGTTCCTCGCCCAATTCTACGATGACAAACCGCCCCCGAAACTCGTGCTGCTGTCGCACAAGATCGAGGAAATCGAATTGCTGGCCGATGCGCTTTCGGTCAAGGCCGGATTCAAGGTCGAAGTCTCGACGCCGCAGCGCGGTGAAAAGAAGGAATTGGTCACGCATGCGCTGACCAATGCCCGGGAGGCACTCGGCCGCAAGCTCGCCGATACCGCAACCCAGGGCCGGCTGTTGCAGGGAATGGTCACGACGCTCGGCCTGCCGCATCCACCGAAGCGGATCGAAGTTTACGACAACAGCCACATCCAGGGCACCAACGCGGTCGGCGCCATGATCGTGGCGGGGCCGGACGGCTTCATCAAAAATCAGTACCGGAAGTTCAACATCCGGTCCGAAGGCCTGACGCCGGGCGACGACTACGCGATGATGCGCGAAGTGCTGCAGCGGCGCTTCAAGCGGCTGGTGACGCCCGCGGACGGCGACGCCGCCAAAGCCAAGGCGGACGACGATTCGTTTCCGCAATGGCCTGACCTCGTCATCATCGACGGCGGCCGCGGTCAGCTCAACGCGGTCAGGGAGATTTTCGAGAGTCTCGGCCTGACCCAGGTGTCGCTGCTGGCGGTCGCCAAGGGGCCCGATCGCGACGCCGGCCGCGAAACCCTGTTCATGCCGGATCGCGAGGCCATCAAGCTCGAACCGCGCGACCCCGTGCTGTATTTCATCCAGCGGCTGCGCGACGAGGCGCATCGTTTCGTGATCGGCTCGCACCGGAAACTCCGGAAAAAAGACATCCGGGAAGCAGGTTTGCAGGAGATTCCGGGCATCGGCCCGTCACGGAAACGTGCCTTGCTGCATCATTTTGGAACGTTGAAGGAAATCGAACGGGCGTCGATCGCCGATCTCGGCAAGGTTCCGGGCGTCAGCGCGGAAAGCGCCCGCAAGATTTTCGAGTTTTTCCATGCGCAGCCGGGTTAA
- a CDS encoding outer membrane protein has translation MSKVALRGLALIAAGWTMSAQAADLSYGSRAPYTVNQPLNANSWAGPYLGGNLGYAWGSVDNNSTSPSGVAGGVEGGYNWQSGQLVFGIEGDLEATGADDTFAPWKFSNPWFGTVRGRVGYAFSNILLYGTGGLAFGELRGETFGLSESHTTAGWTAGVGAEVGFAQNWSAKIEYLYVDLSDERFSITGASNGYQFGLLRAGVNYHF, from the coding sequence ATGAGCAAGGTTGCTTTGCGTGGATTGGCGTTGATCGCCGCGGGCTGGACCATGTCGGCGCAGGCGGCCGACCTTTCCTACGGATCGCGTGCTCCCTATACCGTCAACCAGCCGCTCAACGCCAATAGTTGGGCCGGTCCCTATCTCGGCGGCAATCTCGGCTACGCCTGGGGCTCCGTCGACAACAATTCGACCAGCCCGTCGGGTGTCGCGGGGGGCGTTGAGGGCGGCTATAACTGGCAATCGGGTCAATTGGTGTTCGGCATCGAAGGCGATCTCGAGGCCACCGGCGCCGATGATACATTCGCGCCCTGGAAATTCTCGAACCCGTGGTTCGGAACGGTGCGCGGCCGGGTCGGCTATGCCTTCAGTAACATCCTGCTCTATGGCACCGGCGGTCTGGCATTCGGCGAACTGCGCGGCGAGACGTTCGGCCTGTCGGAATCCCACACCACCGCGGGTTGGACCGCGGGCGTCGGCGCCGAAGTCGGTTTCGCCCAGAACTGGAGCGCCAAGATCGAATACCTCTATGTCGATCTTTCGGACGAGCGCTTCAGCATCACCGGTGCGTCGAACGGCTACCAGTTTGGCCTGCTGCGCGCCGGCGTGAACTATCATTTCTGA
- a CDS encoding cold-shock protein, whose translation MAMTGTVKFFNAERGYGFIKPDDGGRDVFVHVTAVERAGLKDLSEGQRITFEVEPDKKGKGPKAVNLVISS comes from the coding sequence ATGGCCATGACTGGGACGGTCAAGTTCTTCAATGCTGAGCGCGGCTATGGCTTCATCAAGCCCGATGACGGCGGACGCGATGTGTTCGTTCACGTCACCGCGGTCGAGCGCGCGGGATTAAAGGATCTGTCCGAAGGACAGCGCATCACTTTCGAAGTTGAACCGGACAAGAAGGGCAAGGGCCCCAAGGCGGTCAATTTGGTGATTTCGTCCTGA
- a CDS encoding 23S rRNA (adenine(2030)-N(6))-methyltransferase RlmJ, whose amino-acid sequence MNYRHAFHAGNFADVIKHIVLVRILTYLQEKPAAFRVIDTHAGAGVYDLTSEEAQRGGEWLTGIARVMQARFSEATGALVAPYLDIVRAFNPQRGLTAYPGSPLIARALLRPQDRLTACEIEPNARKHLIGALRRDTQAKVVDLDGWMALPAFVPPNERRGLVLIDPPFEAKDEFERMAEGFAAAFAKWPTGSYLLWYPAKSRRATDDLARYVAEVVSTGASPGKCLRLEFSVAPQAAGAALASAGLLLVNPPWMLAAELKAILPELEKPLGQGGAGRFRLEVPKP is encoded by the coding sequence ATGAATTACCGTCACGCCTTTCATGCCGGCAACTTTGCCGATGTCATCAAGCACATCGTGCTGGTGCGGATTCTGACCTATCTGCAGGAAAAACCGGCCGCGTTCCGCGTCATCGATACCCACGCCGGTGCAGGCGTCTACGATCTGACCTCCGAGGAAGCGCAGCGCGGCGGCGAATGGCTCACCGGCATCGCGCGGGTGATGCAGGCGCGGTTTTCGGAAGCCACAGGCGCCCTGGTGGCGCCCTATCTGGACATCGTCAGAGCCTTCAATCCGCAGCGCGGCCTGACGGCCTATCCGGGATCACCGCTGATCGCGCGCGCGCTGCTGCGGCCGCAGGATCGCCTGACCGCGTGCGAGATCGAACCGAACGCGCGCAAGCATCTGATCGGGGCCCTGCGCCGCGATACCCAGGCCAAGGTGGTCGACCTCGACGGCTGGATGGCGTTACCGGCCTTCGTGCCGCCGAACGAGCGGCGCGGCCTGGTCCTGATCGATCCGCCCTTTGAGGCCAAGGACGAGTTCGAGCGGATGGCCGAGGGTTTCGCCGCGGCCTTCGCGAAATGGCCGACCGGCAGCTATTTGCTGTGGTATCCGGCGAAAAGCCGGCGCGCCACCGACGATCTGGCGCGGTATGTCGCCGAGGTCGTCTCGACCGGCGCATCGCCTGGAAAATGCCTGCGTCTGGAATTCAGCGTCGCGCCGCAAGCCGCGGGCGCGGCGCTGGCCTCGGCCGGTCTTCTGCTGGTCAATCCACCATGGATGCTGGCAGCCGAACTCAAGGCGATCCTCCCCGAGCTCGAAAAGCCGCTCGGCCAGGGCGGTGCCGGCCGGTTCAGGCTTGAAGTACCCAAGCCTTAG
- a CDS encoding ribonuclease T2 family protein — protein sequence MFHFRRTRNLRFWVSRFWISGLAWCGLLAATALLCMGTASAQDRRQNAPGEFDYYVLSLSWSPSFCEEAEERGSGRRSQAQCGGRPFSFVVHGLWPQYEHGFPEYCQRPSPRLDRNIMTSMLDLMPAPGLIYNEWDKHGTCSGLDERAYFETIRKARAAVKIPEEYLQLSDAKTVAPSEIEDAFIKVNPGLSASAIAVTCNRTRLSEVRVCMSKDLQFRSCEEIDRRACRRDQVSMPPMRGG from the coding sequence ATGTTTCATTTTCGGCGAACTCGAAATTTGAGGTTTTGGGTTTCGAGGTTTTGGATTTCAGGGCTGGCCTGGTGCGGCCTGCTTGCCGCTACGGCACTGCTCTGCATGGGAACGGCATCGGCCCAGGATCGCCGGCAGAACGCGCCCGGCGAGTTCGATTATTACGTGCTGTCGCTGTCGTGGTCGCCTTCCTTCTGCGAAGAGGCGGAGGAGCGCGGCAGCGGCCGGCGTTCGCAGGCTCAGTGCGGCGGACGACCGTTTTCCTTCGTGGTGCACGGGCTATGGCCGCAATATGAGCACGGCTTTCCCGAGTATTGCCAGCGGCCGTCGCCGCGGCTGGATCGCAACATCATGACGTCGATGCTCGACCTGATGCCGGCGCCCGGCCTGATCTACAACGAATGGGACAAGCACGGCACCTGTTCGGGACTGGACGAACGCGCCTATTTCGAAACCATCCGCAAGGCGCGCGCGGCGGTGAAAATCCCCGAGGAATATCTCCAGCTGTCGGATGCGAAGACGGTGGCGCCGTCCGAGATCGAGGACGCCTTCATCAAGGTCAATCCCGGCCTCAGCGCATCCGCCATCGCCGTGACCTGCAACCGGACGCGGCTCAGCGAAGTGCGCGTCTGCATGAGCAAGGACCTGCAATTCCGCTCCTGCGAGGAGATCGATCGCCGTGCCTGCCGGCGCGACCAGGTGTCGATGCCTCCGATGCGGGGCGGCTAA
- a CDS encoding DUF3617 domain-containing protein, which translates to MTRQLFSLGLASCLLALLPAFGACADELPIRKAGLWEMKMVRAGSSMPEVTMQHCTDEATDKEMSTAFSPMSKEVCSKKDIQKTATGYVSDSVCGAAGVSITSHAEITGDFNSAYTVKSTAHAEGGPAAIQGDHVTTIEAKWLGACKPDQKPGDIVMPGGLKMNIHDMEKLKNLLPKLSK; encoded by the coding sequence ATGACGCGTCAGCTTTTTTCACTGGGTCTGGCGTCTTGCTTGTTGGCGCTGCTGCCGGCGTTCGGCGCATGCGCGGATGAACTGCCGATTCGCAAGGCGGGTCTGTGGGAAATGAAGATGGTACGGGCCGGCTCGTCGATGCCGGAGGTGACCATGCAGCATTGCACCGACGAGGCCACCGACAAGGAAATGAGCACGGCTTTCTCGCCGATGTCGAAGGAAGTCTGCTCCAAGAAGGATATCCAGAAGACCGCGACCGGTTATGTCAGCGATTCCGTTTGCGGCGCGGCCGGCGTCTCGATCACCTCGCACGCCGAGATCACTGGCGATTTCAATTCCGCCTATACCGTCAAATCCACCGCGCACGCCGAAGGCGGCCCGGCCGCCATACAGGGCGATCACGTGACGACGATCGAGGCGAAGTGGCTTGGCGCCTGCAAGCCCGACCAGAAGCCCGGCGACATCGTGATGCCCGGCGGCCTCAAGATGAATATCCATGACATGGAAAAGCTGAAGAACTTGCTGCCCAAGCTGTCGAAGTAA
- a CDS encoding ATP-binding protein gives MSTLDTGLTLIRTASRRVSAANGWMGNAFKGWMPTGLYARALLIMIVPMVVLQSVVAFVFMERHWNTVTRRLSASVVQDIAGLIDVYNAYPQDKDHALLRRIAQQRLNLVLDFLPVGDLPPPGPKPFFSLLDQSLSRQLGRQIGKPFWIDTVGNSNLVEIRIQLDDAVMRIFAQRSAAYASNSEIFLFWMVGTSSILLIVAVLFLRNQIRPILRLADAAESFGKGREAPNFRPRGAREVRRAAQAFLEMKGRIERSIEQRTAMLAGVSHDLRTILTRFKLELELIGDSPEVDGMRKDVDEMSGMLEAYLAFARGDSGENAQPTDMAKALEELRSDAERNGHSATVQFHGLPVVTVKPASFKRCLGNLVSNAARHANAIAIKGHRDHRYLTVTVDDDGPGIPSDMREEVFKPFLRLDDARNQDEGGTGLGLAIARDIARSHGGDIMLGDSPMGGLRATVRIPV, from the coding sequence ATGAGCACGCTCGACACCGGCCTGACCCTGATCCGCACCGCGTCGCGACGCGTCTCCGCGGCCAATGGCTGGATGGGCAACGCGTTCAAAGGCTGGATGCCGACGGGACTCTATGCCCGCGCGCTGCTGATCATGATCGTGCCGATGGTGGTGCTGCAGTCGGTGGTGGCGTTCGTGTTCATGGAGCGACACTGGAACACCGTCACGCGGCGCCTGTCGGCTTCAGTGGTGCAGGACATCGCCGGCCTGATCGACGTCTATAACGCCTATCCGCAGGACAAGGATCACGCGCTGTTGCGGCGTATCGCCCAGCAACGGCTGAACCTGGTGCTTGATTTCCTGCCCGTCGGAGACCTGCCCCCGCCGGGTCCGAAACCGTTCTTCTCGCTGCTCGACCAGTCGCTCTCGCGGCAGCTTGGACGACAGATCGGCAAGCCGTTCTGGATCGATACCGTCGGCAACTCCAATCTGGTGGAGATCCGCATCCAGCTCGACGACGCGGTCATGCGCATCTTCGCCCAGCGCAGCGCGGCCTATGCCTCCAATTCGGAGATATTCCTGTTCTGGATGGTCGGCACCTCCTCGATCCTGCTGATCGTCGCGGTGTTGTTCCTGCGCAACCAGATCAGGCCGATCCTGCGGCTGGCGGATGCCGCCGAAAGTTTTGGCAAGGGCCGCGAAGCGCCGAATTTCCGTCCCCGCGGCGCGCGCGAAGTGCGTCGTGCCGCGCAGGCGTTCCTCGAGATGAAGGGCCGCATCGAACGCTCGATCGAGCAGCGTACCGCGATGCTGGCCGGCGTCTCGCACGACCTGCGCACCATCCTGACCCGCTTCAAACTCGAACTGGAGCTGATCGGCGACAGTCCCGAGGTCGACGGCATGCGCAAGGACGTCGACGAAATGTCCGGAATGCTGGAGGCTTATCTCGCCTTTGCGCGCGGCGACAGCGGCGAGAACGCGCAGCCGACCGACATGGCCAAGGCGCTGGAGGAATTGCGCAGCGATGCCGAACGCAACGGCCACAGCGCGACCGTGCAGTTTCATGGACTGCCCGTCGTCACGGTCAAGCCTGCTTCGTTCAAGCGTTGCCTCGGCAATTTGGTGTCGAACGCGGCCCGGCATGCCAATGCGATTGCCATCAAGGGCCACCGCGATCACCGCTATCTGACCGTGACGGTCGACGACGACGGGCCGGGCATTCCATCCGACATGCGCGAAGAAGTGTTCAAGCCGTTCCTGCGGCTGGACGACGCCCGCAACCAGGACGAGGGTGGTACGGGACTCGGCCTTGCGATTGCCCGGGACATCGCGCGCTCGCATGGCGGCGACATCATGCTCGGCGACAGCCCGATGGGCGGCCTTCGCGCCACGGTCCGGATACCGGTTTAG
- a CDS encoding response regulator — protein MIVAQAATLLQSPPQPADDAPHLLLVDDDRRIRDLLSRFLSGEGYRVTTAMSAKDARAKLLGLHFDMLILDVMMPGETGFDLARFIRTSSSVPIIMLTARHEAESRIEGLQIGADDYVAKPFEPRELVLRIGNILKRTAPPPVETLESIAFGPYVYHLERGELRQGDEVIHLTDRERDMLRILAATPGETVPRGALTGGDGSVNERAVDVQINRLRRKIERDPASPLFLQAVRGVGYRLVASP, from the coding sequence ATGATCGTGGCCCAGGCTGCAACCCTACTTCAATCGCCGCCGCAACCGGCCGACGATGCCCCGCATCTGCTGCTGGTCGATGACGACCGCCGCATCCGCGACCTGTTGTCGCGCTTTCTGTCCGGTGAAGGCTACCGCGTCACCACCGCGATGAGCGCCAAGGATGCCCGCGCCAAACTGCTCGGGCTGCATTTCGACATGCTGATTCTCGATGTCATGATGCCCGGCGAGACCGGCTTCGATCTGGCCCGCTTCATCCGCACCTCGTCGTCGGTGCCGATCATCATGCTGACGGCGCGCCATGAAGCGGAAAGCCGGATCGAGGGCCTGCAAATCGGCGCCGATGATTATGTCGCCAAGCCGTTCGAGCCGCGCGAACTGGTGCTGCGCATCGGCAATATTCTCAAGCGCACCGCGCCGCCTCCGGTGGAGACACTGGAGTCGATCGCGTTTGGGCCTTACGTCTATCATCTGGAGCGCGGCGAGCTGCGCCAGGGCGACGAGGTGATTCATCTCACCGACCGCGAGCGCGATATGTTGCGCATCCTGGCGGCGACGCCGGGCGAGACCGTGCCGCGCGGCGCGCTGACCGGCGGCGACGGCTCCGTCAACGAGCGCGCCGTCGACGTGCAGATCAACCGGCTGCGGCGCAAGATCGAGCGCGATCCCGCCAGTCCGCTGTTCCTTCAGGCGGTACGCGGCGTCGGCTATCGACTCGTCGCATCGCCTTAA
- a CDS encoding MarR family winged helix-turn-helix transcriptional regulator: protein MTDINFSGPSADPNLRESSGSPAPRAGELRWDIIELLFFAYRDFVGDADHELEAFGFGRAHHRVMHFVHRYPGLKVADLLDVLRITKQSLGRVLKQLLDEGYIVQRTGNNDRRQRLLFATAKGEALVAKLAGLQTDRITNALRDISPAGEDAVRQFLRAMIDHDDPDKVLEIILKPGNPTVKE, encoded by the coding sequence ATGACTGACATAAATTTCTCAGGCCCATCGGCCGACCCGAATTTGAGGGAATCATCCGGCTCCCCTGCCCCGCGGGCGGGCGAGCTGCGCTGGGATATCATTGAGCTGCTGTTCTTCGCCTACCGGGATTTTGTCGGCGACGCCGATCATGAGCTGGAAGCGTTCGGTTTCGGCCGGGCGCATCACCGCGTCATGCATTTCGTCCACCGTTACCCCGGTTTGAAGGTCGCAGATCTGCTCGACGTGCTGCGCATCACCAAGCAATCGCTGGGACGCGTTCTCAAGCAATTGCTCGATGAAGGCTATATCGTGCAGCGAACCGGCAATAACGACCGCCGGCAGCGCCTTCTTTTCGCCACTGCAAAGGGCGAGGCGCTGGTGGCAAAGCTCGCGGGGCTGCAGACCGACCGGATCACAAATGCGTTGCGGGACATCAGCCCGGCCGGCGAGGACGCGGTCAGGCAGTTCCTGCGCGCCATGATCGATCACGACGATCCGGACAAGGTGCTGGAAATCATCCTCAAGCCCGGCAATCCAACCGTAAAGGAATGA
- a CDS encoding branched-chain amino acid aminotransferase, producing the protein MGVSFDKIDGATWLKFDIQPATNPTPEKERAARLVDPGFGRVFTDHMAVVRYDQAKGWHGARVESRANFPLDPALAVLHYAQEIFEGLKAYKRDDSGVNLFRPDANARRFRSSAERMAMAPLPEPVFIEAVEQLVRIDRAWIPGGEGSLYLRPFMIASEVFLGVKPSAEYIFAVIASPVGSYFKGGPAPVSIWVSENYTRAAIGGTGAVKCGGNYAASLRAQAEAIDHGCDQVVFLDAVERRYIEELGGMNVFFVFDDGSLSTPPLGTILPGITRDSIIALAKDSGTRVREEAYTIEQWRTDAASGRLKEAFACGTAAVISPIGKVCSASGDFLISGGAAGPVAMGMRKKLVDIQYGRAADPHNWIKKVL; encoded by the coding sequence ATGGGAGTTTCGTTCGACAAGATCGATGGCGCCACCTGGTTGAAATTCGACATCCAGCCTGCGACGAATCCGACTCCTGAGAAGGAGCGCGCGGCAAGGCTCGTGGACCCGGGCTTCGGCCGGGTTTTCACCGATCACATGGCTGTGGTCCGCTACGATCAGGCGAAGGGCTGGCATGGCGCGCGCGTCGAATCCCGCGCGAATTTCCCGCTCGATCCGGCCCTGGCCGTGCTGCACTACGCGCAGGAGATTTTCGAAGGCCTCAAGGCCTACAAGCGCGACGACAGCGGCGTGAACCTGTTCCGCCCCGATGCCAATGCCCGGCGCTTCCGGAGTTCGGCTGAGCGCATGGCCATGGCGCCGCTGCCCGAGCCTGTGTTCATCGAAGCGGTCGAGCAGCTCGTGCGCATCGACCGCGCCTGGATCCCAGGCGGCGAGGGCAGTCTCTACCTGCGGCCGTTCATGATCGCGAGCGAGGTCTTCCTCGGCGTGAAACCATCAGCGGAATACATCTTCGCCGTCATCGCCTCGCCGGTCGGCTCCTATTTCAAGGGCGGACCTGCGCCGGTGTCGATCTGGGTGTCGGAGAACTACACGCGCGCCGCGATCGGCGGCACCGGCGCCGTCAAATGCGGCGGCAACTACGCCGCGAGCCTGCGCGCGCAGGCCGAGGCCATCGATCACGGCTGCGATCAGGTGGTTTTCCTCGATGCGGTCGAGCGCCGCTACATCGAGGAACTCGGCGGCATGAACGTCTTCTTCGTGTTCGACGACGGCTCGCTCTCGACGCCGCCGCTCGGCACGATCCTCCCGGGCATCACCCGCGATTCGATCATCGCGCTCGCGAAGGATTCCGGCACCCGCGTGCGCGAGGAGGCCTACACGATCGAGCAGTGGCGCACTGATGCCGCCAGCGGAAGGCTGAAAGAGGCCTTCGCCTGCGGCACGGCGGCCGTTATCTCGCCGATCGGCAAGGTGTGTTCCGCGAGTGGTGATTTTCTCATCAGCGGCGGCGCCGCCGGGCCCGTCGCCATGGGGATGCGCAAGAAGCTGGTCGACATCCAGTACGGCCGCGCGGCGGATCCGCACAACTGGATCAAAAAGGTGCTGTGA
- the hisS gene encoding histidine--tRNA ligase yields the protein MADKPKKPQKLRARLPRGLADRGPAEIAATRAMVEKIRAVYELYGFEPVETPAMEFTDALGKFLPDQDRPNEGVFSFQDDDEQWISLRYDLTAPLARYVAENFDSLPKPYRSYRAGYVYRNEKPGPGRFRQFMQFDADTVGSASPAADAEMCMMAADTMEALGIPRGSYVVKVNNRKVLDGVRDAIGIADDGQWLTVMRAIDKLDRLGISGVQQLLGEGRKDESGDFTKGAGLSRADIVLITGVIEPVDDAEEKDAQIAIRLRDSKIGQDGRAELAEINRLVAASGYGADRIRIDPTVVRGLEYYTGPVYEVELTLETKDEKGRPVRFGSVGGGGRYDGLVSRFRGEPVPATGFSIGVSRLQAALTMLGKIDTTPEFGPVVVTVFDRDRVADYQKMVAQLRNAPVDPAKPDGPRIRAELYLGNPKNMGNQLKYADRRNSPCVIIQGSDEKDDPAGPQVLLKDLILGAELAKLEKDREEYLQKQGEAQTKVPQASLVDEVRKILDKHGVRWN from the coding sequence ATGGCCGATAAACCCAAAAAACCGCAAAAACTCCGTGCCCGCCTGCCGCGTGGGCTGGCTGACCGCGGCCCCGCCGAGATCGCCGCGACGCGGGCGATGGTGGAGAAAATCCGCGCCGTCTACGAACTCTACGGCTTCGAGCCGGTGGAGACGCCGGCGATGGAGTTCACCGACGCGCTCGGCAAATTCCTGCCCGACCAGGACCGGCCCAATGAGGGCGTGTTCTCGTTCCAGGACGACGACGAGCAGTGGATCTCGCTGCGCTACGACCTGACCGCGCCGCTGGCGCGTTACGTCGCCGAAAATTTTGACAGCCTGCCGAAGCCGTATCGCAGCTATCGCGCCGGTTATGTCTATCGCAACGAAAAGCCCGGTCCCGGCCGCTTCCGCCAGTTCATGCAGTTCGACGCCGACACGGTAGGATCAGCTTCGCCCGCCGCCGACGCCGAGATGTGCATGATGGCGGCCGACACGATGGAAGCGCTCGGCATTCCCCGCGGCAGCTACGTGGTGAAGGTCAATAACCGCAAGGTGCTGGACGGGGTGCGAGACGCCATTGGCATTGCTGACGATGGTCAATGGCTGACCGTTATGCGTGCGATCGACAAGCTCGATCGGTTGGGTATTTCCGGCGTTCAGCAATTGCTAGGGGAAGGCCGCAAGGATGAGTCCGGCGACTTCACGAAGGGCGCTGGACTTAGCCGAGCTGACATCGTTTTGATTACCGGCGTCATCGAGCCAGTAGATGATGCCGAAGAGAAAGATGCACAGATCGCTATTCGTCTTCGTGATAGCAAGATTGGTCAGGACGGCCGTGCGGAGCTGGCAGAAATAAACAGACTCGTTGCGGCGTCTGGCTATGGTGCAGATCGAATTCGCATCGATCCGACTGTCGTCCGCGGTCTCGAATATTACACCGGCCCTGTTTACGAAGTTGAACTGACGCTCGAAACCAAAGACGAAAAAGGCCGTCCCGTCCGCTTCGGCTCCGTTGGTGGCGGCGGGCGTTATGACGGCCTCGTCTCGCGCTTTCGCGGCGAGCCGGTGCCGGCGACCGGATTTTCCATCGGCGTGTCGCGGCTGCAGGCTGCGCTCACAATGCTGGGCAAGATCGACACCACGCCTGAATTCGGTCCCGTCGTGGTCACGGTGTTCGATCGCGATCGCGTCGCGGACTACCAGAAAATGGTCGCGCAGCTTCGCAACGCTCCTGTTGATCCGGCAAAGCCGGATGGTCCTCGCATCCGTGCCGAGCTCTATCTCGGCAATCCCAAGAACATGGGCAATCAGCTCAAATATGCCGACCGGCGCAATAGCCCGTGCGTGATCATCCAGGGAAGCGATGAGAAGGACGATCCCGCTGGGCCGCAGGTTCTGTTGAAGGACCTCATCCTTGGCGCCGAGCTTGCAAAGCTCGAAAAAGACCGCGAGGAATATTTACAGAAGCAGGGCGAGGCCCAGACCAAGGTGCCGCAGGCCTCGCTGGTCGACGAAGTGCGCAAGATCCTTGATAAGCACGGCGTGAGGTGGAATTAG
- a CDS encoding tautomerase family protein: MPEITVSMAYGRTDEQKAGMMRDITQALVKNLGVDADAVVIQINEAPLAHKMKGGKTFVERAAAAKK, from the coding sequence ATGCCTGAGATTACCGTGAGCATGGCCTATGGCCGCACCGACGAACAGAAGGCCGGCATGATGCGCGACATCACGCAAGCGCTGGTGAAGAACCTCGGCGTCGACGCCGATGCCGTCGTGATCCAGATCAACGAAGCGCCGCTGGCGCACAAGATGAAGGGTGGCAAGACGTTTGTCGAACGCGCCGCCGCGGCGAAGAAGTAG